A part of Heliangelus exortis chromosome 3, bHelExo1.hap1, whole genome shotgun sequence genomic DNA contains:
- the LOC139795437 gene encoding restin homolog isoform X2 has product MSSITLVQLLDQALRTPDFGSVHYPVLYRLLLAMLGYMGMRDLPAPEMGHSQTSVPVGCWPAWVLSAMEKEQDTAQDTGQPTKELGTQLTEKHLLQGTASISQVPSVAAAKKQENLKELQGEMSKDMAMFQDLFEKFSAVTAEMKHMKEEMREMRKMQEAVGWEGSAAQSAPSELTTLDVHTGNEATLGTITQGMQTTVPTIKITTVRVQTEPPSTQDTTLEAEPGLPGLKITTLRTQTGSFSTQTSIPGLQAEPPSTQDTTLEAEPPSTQDTTLEAEPGSSGMKTTTLGTQTGSLSTQTSVPGVQAEPPCIQDSTSEAEPGLPGLKITTLRTQTGSFSTQTSIPGLQAEPPSTQDTTLEAEPPSTQDTTLEAEPGSSGMKTTTLGTETGSLSTQTSVPGVQAEPPCIQDSTSEAEPGFPGMKTSTLGTQPEGSPSSQATVPGIQAGSPSLNTTIQGMQPEHPGTHEEGAEVQPSSSHVDLSFPVSEKDRERPPLGRERSPSQAEQLGHLFIAALKEQVAEIEDTKADKDELEKLRLLHVPVGQESIPNILANVQGQVSSLDSNLQCQKEKMAQLEDALEKMGIKVSDQMTQQVRSLQQENQDLKEQLDKNKAMLEQLVSKTAQQLQEQLDKLQARVENTEAQAEAQAEAQAACYSCSMDIKAQLGQLLQHYEKLQELVESLMSQQEVDKVEMQLPGKSQQDKEKLKKTQATIAQVQEDCEQLWGILQNEHQQRQQDLEALSQSVERLQKEKANKEDLELAMDMKQDKEKLKRTQATIAQVQEDCEQLWRILQNEHQQRQQDLEALSQSVERLQKEKANKEDLELAMDMKQDKEKLKKTQATIAQVQEDCEQLWRILQNEHQQRQQDLEALSQSVERLQKEKANKEDLELAMDMKAYKYTLASTISHSQLEDIMEQLENIMEQLEERIQARMLSQMMSQKQAYLQFREKLLEQLKTKVDRQQLELLRQQLERRWKRILANEKEKMLQMEFDEAAGTKKPLTQLSCLSCDRPLRMRVPGPCLETLPSLPALPRRFTRHPQMKHSQDPIQQRGRREPEAKSVYPRVPRASGGKHTLTRPLQRPPRLPPLGTSDLQLLQLPHELEELEVLDQDRPRHRVLLPPLRMPAGSRDQQQ; this is encoded by the exons ATGTCTTCCATAACTCTGGTTCAGCTGCTGGACCAGGCACTCAGGACACCCGATTTCGGGAGTGTTCACTACCCGGTCCTGTACCGCCTGCTGCTTGCCATGCTTGGGTACATGGGCATGCGGGACCTGCCTGCCCCTGAGATGGGGCACAGCCAAACCTCCGTCCCAGTGGGGTGCTGGCCTGCCTGGGTACTCTCTGCCAtggagaaggagcaggacaCAGCTCAGGACACAGGACAGCCTACCAAGGAGTTGGGGACGCAGCTGACTGAGAAGCACCTACTGCAGGGCACAGCCAGCATTTCACAGGTCccctctgtggctgctgccaAGAAGCAGGAGAACCTGAAAGAGCTCCAGGGTGAAATGTCCAAG GACATGGCCATGTTCCAGGATCTCTTTGAGAAGTTCAGTGCAGTGACAGCAGAGATGAAACATATGAAGGAGGAGATGCGGGAGATGCGGAAGATGCAGGAGGCGGTTGGCTGG GAGGGCAGTGCAGCCCAGTCTGCCCCCTCTGAGCTCACCACACTGGATGTGCACACGGGGAATGAGGCCACCTTGGGAACCATCACCCAAGGGATGCAGACGACAGTACCCACCATCAAGATCACCACTGTGAGGGTGCAGACAGAACCTCCCAGCACCCAAGACACTACCttggaggcagagccagggctaCCTGGCTTGAAAATCACCACCCTGAGGACACAGACAGGGTCCTTCAGCACACAGACCTccatcccagggctgcaggcagagcctcccagcacccaggacaCCACCTTGGAGGCAGaacctcccagcacccaggacaCCACCttggaggcagagccagggtcGTCTGGCATGAAAACCaccaccctggggacacagacAGGGTCCCTCAGCACCCAGACCTCTGTCCCAGGGGTGCAGGCAGAGCCTCCCTGTATCCAGGACAGCACCtcagaggcagagccagggctgcctGGCTTGAAAATCACCACCCTGAGGACACAGACAGGGTCCTTCAGCACACAGACCTccatcccagggctgcaggcagagcctcccagcacccaggacaCCACCTTGGAGGCAGaacctcccagcacccaggacaCCACCttggaggcagagccagggtcGTCTGGCATGAAAACCAccaccctggggacagagaCAGGGTCCCTCAGCACCCAGACCTCTGTCCCAGGGGTGCAGGCAGAGCCTCCCTGTATCCAGGACAGCACCtcagaggcagagccaggatTCCCTGGCATGAAGACCtccaccctggggacacagccagaAGGATCCCCCAGCTCTCAGGCTACTGTCCCTGGTATTCAGGCAGGATCCCCCAGCCTCAACACTACCATCCAAGGGATGCAGCCAGAACATCCAGGGACCCatgaagaaggagcagaggtCCAGCCAAGCTCCTCCCACGTGGACCTGAGCTTTCCTGTCTCTgagaaggacagggagagacCTCCTCTGGGGAGAGAGAGGTCTCCCAGTCAGGCTGAGCAGCTCGGCCACCTCTTTATTGCTGCCCTGAAGGAGCAGGTAGCTGAAATTGAAGACACCAAGGCAGACAAGGATGAGCTTGAGAAGCTGCGCCTGCTC CATGTCCCTGTAGGTCAGGAGAGCATCCCCAACATCCTGGCCAATGTCCAGGGTCAGGTGTCCTCCCTGGACAGCAACCTGCAGTGCCAGAAGGAAAAG atGGCGCAACTGGAGGATGCCCTTGAAAAGATGGGAATTAAAGTCAGTGATCAGATGACCCAGCAAGTGAG ATCCCTGCAGCAAGAGAATCAGGACCTAAAAGAGCAGCTGGACAAGAATAAggccatgctggagcagttaGTGTCCAAGACAGCCCAGCAGCTACAGGAACAG CTAGACAAGCTGCAGGCTAGAGTGGAGAACACAGAGGCACAGGCAGAGGCACAGGCAGAGGCACAGGCAGCGTGTTACAGCTGCAGCATGGACATCAAAGCgcagctggggcagctcctccagcactATGAGAAACTCCAGGAGCTGGTGGAGTCCTTGATGTCTCAGCAGGAAGTAGACAAGGTGGAGATGCAGCTGCCAGGGAAGAGCCAG CAGGAcaaggagaagctgaagaagaCACAGGCCACCATTGCACAGGTGCAGGAAGActgtgagcagctctggggaatCCTCCAGAATGAGCATCAGCAGAGGCAGCAAGATCTGGAG GCTCTGTCCCAGTCTGtggagaggctgcagaaggaaaaggccAACAAGGAGGACCTGGAGTTGGCAATGGATATG AAGCAGGAcaaggagaagctgaagaggaCACAGGCCACCATTGCACAGGTGCAGGAGGActgtgagcagctctggagaaTCCTCCAGAATGAGCATCAGCAGAGGCAGCAAGATCTAGAG GCTCTGTCCCAGTCTGtggagaggctgcagaaggaaaaggccAACAAGGAGGACCTGGAGTTGGCAATGGATATG AAGCAGGAcaaggagaagctgaagaagaCACAGGCCACCATTGCACAGGTGCAGGAAGActgtgagcagctctggagaaTCCTCCAGAATGAGCATCAGCAGAGGCAGCAAGATCTGGAG GCTCTGTCCCAGTCTGtggagaggctgcagaaggaaaaggccAACAAGGAGGACCTGGAGTTGGCAATGGATATG AAAGCCTACAAATACACCCTGGCCAGCACCATCAGCCACAGCCAGCTGGAGGACATCATGGAGCAGCTGGAGAACATcatggagcagctggaggagaggatCCAAGCGAGGATGCTGAGCCAGATGATGAGCCAGAAGCAGGCATATCTCCAGTTCCGAGAGAAGCTTCTTGAGCAGCTGAAAACCAAG GTGGACCgccagcagctggagcttctgcggcagcagctggagaggagatggaagagaaTCCTGGCGAATGAGAAGGAGAAGATGCTGCAGATGGAGTTTGATGAGGCAGCTGGAACTAAGAA GCCGCTGacccagctctcctgcctgtCCTGTGACCGGCCACTTAGAATGCGGGTGCCTGGCCC gtGCCTGGAGACCCTCCCATCCCTTCCAGCGCTGCCCCGCCGCTTCACCAGGCACCCACAGATGAAACACAGCCAGGACCCGATCCAGCAGCGTGGGCGCAG GGAGCCAGAGGCCAAGAGCGTGTACCCTCGAGTGCCACGGGCCTCTGGGGGAAAGCACACCCTCACTCGTCCACTGCAGCGTCCCCCACGCCTCCCACCCCTTGGGACCAGCGACCTGCAGCTGCTCCAACTGCCCCATGAG ctggaggagctggaggtgttggaCCAGGACCGCCCCAGGCACAGGGTCCTGCTACCTCCACTGAGGATGCCAGCAGGCAGCCGTGACCAGCAGCAATGA
- the LOC139795437 gene encoding restin homolog isoform X1 translates to MSSITLVQLLDQALRTPDFGSVHYPVLYRLLLAMLGYMGMRDLPAPEMGHSQTSVPVGCWPAWVLSAMEKEQDTAQDTGQPTKELGTQLTEKHLLQGTASISQVPSVAAAKKQENLKELQGEMSKDMAMFQDLFEKFSAVTAEMKHMKEEMREMRKMQEAVGWEGSAAQSAPSELTTLDVHTGNEATLGTITQGMQTTVPTIKITTVRVQTEPPSTQDTTLEAEPGLPGLKITTLRTQTGSFSTQTSIPGLQAEPPSTQDTTLEAEPPSTQDTTLEAEPGSSGMKTTTLGTQTGSLSTQTSVPGVQAEPPCIQDSTSEAEPGLPGLKITTLRTQTGSFSTQTSIPGLQAEPPSTQDTTLEAEPPSTQDTTLEAEPGSSGMKTTTLGTETGSLSTQTSVPGVQAEPPCIQDSTSEAEPGFPGMKTSTLGTQPEGSPSSQATVPGIQAGSPSLNTTIQGMQPEHPGTHEEGAEVQPSSSHVDLSFPVSEKDRERPPLGRERSPSQAEQLGHLFIAALKEQVAEIEDTKADKDELEKLRLLHVPVGQESIPNILANVQGQVSSLDSNLQCQKEKMAQLEDALEKMGIKVSDQMTQQVRSLQQENQDLKEQLDKNKAMLEQLVSKTAQQLQEQLDKLQARVENTEAQAEAQAEAQAACYSCSMDIKAQLGQLLQHYEKLQELVESLMSQQEVDKVEMQLPGKSQKQDKEKLKKTQATIAQVQEDCEQLWGILQNEHQQRQQDLEALSQSVERLQKEKANKEDLELAMDMKQDKEKLKRTQATIAQVQEDCEQLWRILQNEHQQRQQDLEALSQSVERLQKEKANKEDLELAMDMKQDKEKLKKTQATIAQVQEDCEQLWRILQNEHQQRQQDLEALSQSVERLQKEKANKEDLELAMDMKAYKYTLASTISHSQLEDIMEQLENIMEQLEERIQARMLSQMMSQKQAYLQFREKLLEQLKTKVDRQQLELLRQQLERRWKRILANEKEKMLQMEFDEAAGTKKPLTQLSCLSCDRPLRMRVPGPCLETLPSLPALPRRFTRHPQMKHSQDPIQQRGRREPEAKSVYPRVPRASGGKHTLTRPLQRPPRLPPLGTSDLQLLQLPHELEELEVLDQDRPRHRVLLPPLRMPAGSRDQQQ, encoded by the exons ATGTCTTCCATAACTCTGGTTCAGCTGCTGGACCAGGCACTCAGGACACCCGATTTCGGGAGTGTTCACTACCCGGTCCTGTACCGCCTGCTGCTTGCCATGCTTGGGTACATGGGCATGCGGGACCTGCCTGCCCCTGAGATGGGGCACAGCCAAACCTCCGTCCCAGTGGGGTGCTGGCCTGCCTGGGTACTCTCTGCCAtggagaaggagcaggacaCAGCTCAGGACACAGGACAGCCTACCAAGGAGTTGGGGACGCAGCTGACTGAGAAGCACCTACTGCAGGGCACAGCCAGCATTTCACAGGTCccctctgtggctgctgccaAGAAGCAGGAGAACCTGAAAGAGCTCCAGGGTGAAATGTCCAAG GACATGGCCATGTTCCAGGATCTCTTTGAGAAGTTCAGTGCAGTGACAGCAGAGATGAAACATATGAAGGAGGAGATGCGGGAGATGCGGAAGATGCAGGAGGCGGTTGGCTGG GAGGGCAGTGCAGCCCAGTCTGCCCCCTCTGAGCTCACCACACTGGATGTGCACACGGGGAATGAGGCCACCTTGGGAACCATCACCCAAGGGATGCAGACGACAGTACCCACCATCAAGATCACCACTGTGAGGGTGCAGACAGAACCTCCCAGCACCCAAGACACTACCttggaggcagagccagggctaCCTGGCTTGAAAATCACCACCCTGAGGACACAGACAGGGTCCTTCAGCACACAGACCTccatcccagggctgcaggcagagcctcccagcacccaggacaCCACCTTGGAGGCAGaacctcccagcacccaggacaCCACCttggaggcagagccagggtcGTCTGGCATGAAAACCaccaccctggggacacagacAGGGTCCCTCAGCACCCAGACCTCTGTCCCAGGGGTGCAGGCAGAGCCTCCCTGTATCCAGGACAGCACCtcagaggcagagccagggctgcctGGCTTGAAAATCACCACCCTGAGGACACAGACAGGGTCCTTCAGCACACAGACCTccatcccagggctgcaggcagagcctcccagcacccaggacaCCACCTTGGAGGCAGaacctcccagcacccaggacaCCACCttggaggcagagccagggtcGTCTGGCATGAAAACCAccaccctggggacagagaCAGGGTCCCTCAGCACCCAGACCTCTGTCCCAGGGGTGCAGGCAGAGCCTCCCTGTATCCAGGACAGCACCtcagaggcagagccaggatTCCCTGGCATGAAGACCtccaccctggggacacagccagaAGGATCCCCCAGCTCTCAGGCTACTGTCCCTGGTATTCAGGCAGGATCCCCCAGCCTCAACACTACCATCCAAGGGATGCAGCCAGAACATCCAGGGACCCatgaagaaggagcagaggtCCAGCCAAGCTCCTCCCACGTGGACCTGAGCTTTCCTGTCTCTgagaaggacagggagagacCTCCTCTGGGGAGAGAGAGGTCTCCCAGTCAGGCTGAGCAGCTCGGCCACCTCTTTATTGCTGCCCTGAAGGAGCAGGTAGCTGAAATTGAAGACACCAAGGCAGACAAGGATGAGCTTGAGAAGCTGCGCCTGCTC CATGTCCCTGTAGGTCAGGAGAGCATCCCCAACATCCTGGCCAATGTCCAGGGTCAGGTGTCCTCCCTGGACAGCAACCTGCAGTGCCAGAAGGAAAAG atGGCGCAACTGGAGGATGCCCTTGAAAAGATGGGAATTAAAGTCAGTGATCAGATGACCCAGCAAGTGAG ATCCCTGCAGCAAGAGAATCAGGACCTAAAAGAGCAGCTGGACAAGAATAAggccatgctggagcagttaGTGTCCAAGACAGCCCAGCAGCTACAGGAACAG CTAGACAAGCTGCAGGCTAGAGTGGAGAACACAGAGGCACAGGCAGAGGCACAGGCAGAGGCACAGGCAGCGTGTTACAGCTGCAGCATGGACATCAAAGCgcagctggggcagctcctccagcactATGAGAAACTCCAGGAGCTGGTGGAGTCCTTGATGTCTCAGCAGGAAGTAGACAAGGTGGAGATGCAGCTGCCAGGGAAGAGCCAG AAGCAGGAcaaggagaagctgaagaagaCACAGGCCACCATTGCACAGGTGCAGGAAGActgtgagcagctctggggaatCCTCCAGAATGAGCATCAGCAGAGGCAGCAAGATCTGGAG GCTCTGTCCCAGTCTGtggagaggctgcagaaggaaaaggccAACAAGGAGGACCTGGAGTTGGCAATGGATATG AAGCAGGAcaaggagaagctgaagaggaCACAGGCCACCATTGCACAGGTGCAGGAGGActgtgagcagctctggagaaTCCTCCAGAATGAGCATCAGCAGAGGCAGCAAGATCTAGAG GCTCTGTCCCAGTCTGtggagaggctgcagaaggaaaaggccAACAAGGAGGACCTGGAGTTGGCAATGGATATG AAGCAGGAcaaggagaagctgaagaagaCACAGGCCACCATTGCACAGGTGCAGGAAGActgtgagcagctctggagaaTCCTCCAGAATGAGCATCAGCAGAGGCAGCAAGATCTGGAG GCTCTGTCCCAGTCTGtggagaggctgcagaaggaaaaggccAACAAGGAGGACCTGGAGTTGGCAATGGATATG AAAGCCTACAAATACACCCTGGCCAGCACCATCAGCCACAGCCAGCTGGAGGACATCATGGAGCAGCTGGAGAACATcatggagcagctggaggagaggatCCAAGCGAGGATGCTGAGCCAGATGATGAGCCAGAAGCAGGCATATCTCCAGTTCCGAGAGAAGCTTCTTGAGCAGCTGAAAACCAAG GTGGACCgccagcagctggagcttctgcggcagcagctggagaggagatggaagagaaTCCTGGCGAATGAGAAGGAGAAGATGCTGCAGATGGAGTTTGATGAGGCAGCTGGAACTAAGAA GCCGCTGacccagctctcctgcctgtCCTGTGACCGGCCACTTAGAATGCGGGTGCCTGGCCC gtGCCTGGAGACCCTCCCATCCCTTCCAGCGCTGCCCCGCCGCTTCACCAGGCACCCACAGATGAAACACAGCCAGGACCCGATCCAGCAGCGTGGGCGCAG GGAGCCAGAGGCCAAGAGCGTGTACCCTCGAGTGCCACGGGCCTCTGGGGGAAAGCACACCCTCACTCGTCCACTGCAGCGTCCCCCACGCCTCCCACCCCTTGGGACCAGCGACCTGCAGCTGCTCCAACTGCCCCATGAG ctggaggagctggaggtgttggaCCAGGACCGCCCCAGGCACAGGGTCCTGCTACCTCCACTGAGGATGCCAGCAGGCAGCCGTGACCAGCAGCAATGA